A window from Phycisphaeraceae bacterium encodes these proteins:
- the tsaD gene encoding tRNA (adenosine(37)-N6)-threonylcarbamoyltransferase complex transferase subunit TsaD, with protein MAQVLRVLGVETSCDETAASVVDLDAGRLRVRSNVVSSQIAVHAEYGGVVPELASRAHLERLLPTLRAALEPVAEGRACRETLASLDAIAVASRPGLIGSLLVGTSAAKALAWSIDHPVLAVDHVAAHLVGAMLDAEPVAFPSLGLVVSGGHTALFLMRDALTLEPLAGTPDDAVGEAFDKGAALLGLPYPGGPQIERLAARGDSSAVKFPVPQLDFSFSGLKTALLHEIQPPPRRAKGRADAVSGAPLTDDRRADLAASYQRALVRAVIHGMEHLWSERWSDASAPERPKTLLVGGGVAANGLLRSELAAFANAQSIALQIAPLHYCLDNAAMIAGVGALRAARGERDPLDFAPQPISLLRPTRTLSVGRPS; from the coding sequence ATGGCACAGGTGCTTCGAGTGCTGGGAGTCGAAACGAGTTGCGACGAGACGGCTGCATCGGTGGTTGACCTCGATGCGGGCCGCCTTCGCGTGCGCTCGAATGTCGTCTCGTCACAGATCGCGGTGCATGCGGAGTATGGCGGCGTGGTGCCTGAACTGGCGAGCCGCGCGCACCTTGAGCGACTTCTCCCCACGCTTCGGGCAGCGCTCGAACCCGTGGCCGAGGGCCGGGCGTGTCGCGAGACGCTCGCCTCGCTCGACGCGATCGCAGTGGCGTCGCGACCCGGCCTGATCGGCTCGCTCCTGGTCGGTACCAGCGCCGCGAAGGCGCTCGCCTGGAGCATCGATCATCCCGTGCTCGCCGTCGACCATGTGGCGGCGCATCTTGTCGGCGCCATGCTCGATGCCGAACCCGTCGCATTCCCGTCGCTGGGATTGGTGGTGTCGGGCGGCCACACCGCGCTCTTCCTGATGCGCGATGCGCTCACGCTCGAGCCGCTCGCAGGCACCCCCGATGACGCCGTGGGTGAGGCCTTCGACAAGGGCGCGGCGCTCTTGGGACTGCCCTACCCGGGTGGACCGCAGATCGAACGGCTGGCCGCGAGGGGCGACTCCTCGGCGGTGAAGTTCCCTGTGCCGCAACTCGACTTCAGTTTCAGCGGACTCAAGACGGCGCTCCTGCACGAGATTCAGCCGCCACCTCGGCGTGCGAAGGGTCGAGCCGATGCGGTCAGCGGCGCACCACTCACAGACGACCGTCGCGCGGATCTGGCCGCGAGTTACCAGCGAGCCCTCGTTCGCGCCGTGATCCACGGCATGGAGCACCTCTGGTCCGAGCGCTGGTCCGACGCCAGCGCTCCGGAGCGCCCGAAGACGCTGCTGGTCGGCGGCGGCGTGGCGGCCAACGGGCTGCTGAGATCGGAGCTCGCCGCGTTCGCCAATGCACAATCGATCGCCCTCCAAATCGCTCCGCTGCACTACTGCCTCGACAATGCCGCGATGATCGCCGGCGTCGGTGCACTTCGCGCCGCACGCGGAGAGCGCGATCCGCTCGATTTCGCGCCACAGCCGATCTCCCTGCTTCGCCCGACGCGCACGCTCTCCGTGGGCCGCCCATCCTGA
- the hflX gene encoding GTPase HflX, translating into METGTQELNIQSERAVLVSVRVGREDEEVEDPLRELRSLAETAGVRVVGEMEQRIRTPRPATYIGKGKVEELAAMVKSLGAKVVIFDHDLSPGQVRNIEKELSAKVLDRSELILDIFANRATTAAARLQVEIAQLQYTAPRLRAMWQHLGQVTGGAPMGVGTRGPGEQQLEIDRRLVKSRLDRLRTELAQVQARKSREVMARRAEHFTIGLVGYTNAGKSSLFNALTRGGAFAHSKLFATLGTRVEQWNLGGGNIAMLSDTVGFIRRLPHHLVASFRSTLEDAVHAHLLLLVVDVSDPEAELQMATVREVLDEIGATSQPRLLVLNKVDRLANPEASVADGASLDADGRPRLGVSEHRRRARELAERLERWLEAEPEAIAVSAHSGEGLEALRIRALEFMRGEVAERVIELETSQSRAIDFIERRTEVLDRTYVDGRVQLRVRIGRRQLEQLMASGAPFLVDGVDLRSQAEGGFSRSKRRERLHERHVSPEGDSAE; encoded by the coding sequence GTGGAAACCGGAACGCAGGAACTGAACATCCAATCGGAGCGGGCCGTGCTCGTCAGCGTTCGGGTCGGACGCGAAGACGAAGAGGTCGAGGATCCCCTGCGCGAACTCCGCTCGCTGGCGGAGACGGCTGGCGTGCGCGTCGTTGGTGAGATGGAACAGCGGATACGAACGCCTCGCCCGGCGACCTACATCGGCAAGGGCAAGGTTGAAGAACTCGCAGCGATGGTCAAGTCGCTGGGAGCCAAGGTCGTCATCTTCGATCACGACCTTTCGCCGGGTCAGGTGCGCAACATCGAGAAGGAGCTCTCGGCGAAGGTGCTCGATCGGAGCGAGCTGATCCTCGACATCTTCGCCAATCGTGCGACAACCGCGGCCGCCCGACTTCAGGTGGAGATCGCTCAGCTTCAGTACACGGCGCCGCGGCTGCGCGCCATGTGGCAGCACCTCGGCCAGGTGACCGGTGGTGCACCGATGGGCGTCGGCACGCGCGGGCCGGGTGAGCAGCAGCTCGAAATCGACCGCAGGCTGGTGAAGTCGCGGCTCGATCGCCTTCGGACGGAATTGGCGCAGGTGCAGGCCCGCAAGTCGCGCGAGGTCATGGCCCGCCGCGCCGAGCACTTCACGATCGGCCTTGTCGGCTACACCAACGCTGGCAAGAGCTCGCTCTTCAATGCGCTGACCCGCGGCGGCGCCTTCGCTCACTCCAAACTCTTCGCCACGCTCGGCACGCGCGTGGAGCAGTGGAATCTTGGCGGCGGCAACATCGCCATGCTCAGCGACACGGTCGGCTTCATCCGCCGTCTGCCGCATCATCTGGTCGCGAGCTTCAGAAGCACGCTTGAAGATGCGGTGCACGCGCACCTGCTGCTGCTGGTGGTCGATGTCTCCGACCCCGAGGCCGAGCTTCAGATGGCCACGGTGCGCGAGGTGCTCGATGAGATCGGCGCCACCTCGCAGCCGAGGCTTCTGGTGCTCAACAAGGTCGATCGCCTTGCGAATCCCGAGGCGAGCGTTGCTGACGGCGCGTCGCTCGATGCCGATGGACGCCCGCGCCTCGGTGTCTCCGAGCATCGGCGCCGAGCCCGCGAGTTGGCGGAGCGCCTCGAGCGCTGGCTCGAAGCGGAGCCCGAGGCGATCGCCGTCAGCGCCCATTCCGGCGAGGGGCTCGAAGCGCTTCGCATCCGTGCGCTTGAGTTCATGCGTGGGGAGGTGGCGGAGCGCGTCATCGAGCTTGAGACCAGCCAATCACGCGCGATCGACTTCATCGAGCGACGCACCGAGGTGCTCGATCGCACCTATGTGGATGGCCGGGTGCAGCTTCGGGTCCGCATCGGCCGACGCCAGTTGGAGCAGCTCATGGCGAGCGGCGCGCCGTTCCTTGTCGATGGAGTCGATCTCCGCAGTCAGGCGGAAGGGGGCTTCAGTCGATCGAAGCGCCGGGAGCGGTTGCATGAGCGCCATGTGTCGCCGGAAGGTGACTCGGCGGAGTAG
- the pckA gene encoding phosphoenolpyruvate carboxykinase (ATP), with protein MAHPAARNPPNMTPATASRPALDFGKATIHRNLSVAHLVEAALARGEGVLASNGALACDTGERTGRSPHEKFLEDTPGVRSSIDWGKVNQPVTPEQFDAIEEFALSQLRLQKDLYRFDGYAGADPNYRCKVTVYTMEAWHNLFAKTLFINAEPADLAHWQSDWTVINAGAFKLPDPAKFGLKSPIAVVQSLEKKRVIIVGTRYAGEMKKSIFYAMNFDLPELGVFPMHCSANVDRKDPSNVAVFFGLSGTGKTTLSADPNRALVGDDEHGWSDKGVFNIEGGCYAKCIKLSKEGEPEIWNAIRFGSVLENTVIDPVTRVPDYDSAKKTENTRVTYPLRHIEGAVIPSIASHPRNVIFLSADAFGVLPPVSKLSPEQAMYYFLNGYTSKLAGTEAGVTEPQPNFSVCFGAPFMPRPPMVYAELLAKRIRDHKADVWLLNTGWTGGPYGTGQRFKLAWTRAMITGMLNGSLCKGECREHPIFGLRMPTAVPGVPSEVLDPRNTWKDPAAYDRKAKELATLFRENDRKFAISDAVRAAGPRV; from the coding sequence ATGGCGCATCCCGCCGCACGGAATCCACCCAACATGACTCCAGCTACCGCGTCTCGGCCCGCCCTCGACTTCGGCAAGGCCACGATTCACAGGAACCTTTCAGTTGCCCACCTGGTCGAGGCTGCCCTGGCCCGCGGCGAGGGTGTGCTCGCGAGCAACGGCGCGCTGGCCTGCGACACGGGCGAGCGAACGGGCCGGAGCCCTCATGAGAAGTTCCTCGAGGACACCCCCGGAGTCCGAAGCTCGATCGACTGGGGCAAGGTCAATCAGCCCGTCACGCCCGAGCAGTTCGATGCGATCGAGGAGTTCGCTCTCAGCCAGCTTCGCCTCCAGAAGGATCTCTACCGCTTCGACGGCTACGCCGGCGCGGACCCCAACTACCGCTGCAAAGTCACCGTCTACACGATGGAGGCTTGGCACAACCTCTTCGCAAAGACGCTCTTCATCAACGCGGAGCCCGCCGACCTCGCCCACTGGCAGAGCGATTGGACGGTGATCAACGCCGGTGCGTTCAAACTCCCCGATCCGGCCAAGTTCGGCTTGAAGAGCCCCATCGCCGTGGTGCAGAGCCTTGAGAAGAAGCGAGTCATCATCGTCGGCACCCGCTACGCCGGCGAGATGAAGAAGTCGATCTTCTATGCGATGAACTTCGACCTTCCGGAGCTCGGGGTCTTCCCGATGCACTGCTCGGCGAATGTCGATCGCAAGGACCCCTCGAATGTCGCGGTCTTCTTCGGCCTCTCCGGCACGGGGAAGACGACCCTCAGCGCCGATCCGAACCGGGCTCTGGTCGGTGATGACGAACATGGCTGGAGCGACAAGGGCGTCTTCAACATCGAGGGCGGCTGCTACGCGAAGTGCATCAAGCTCTCGAAGGAGGGCGAGCCCGAAATCTGGAACGCGATCCGCTTCGGCAGCGTGCTTGAGAACACGGTGATCGACCCGGTCACGCGGGTGCCCGACTATGACAGCGCGAAGAAGACGGAGAACACGCGGGTCACCTATCCGCTGCGGCACATCGAGGGAGCGGTGATTCCCTCGATCGCGTCCCATCCGAGGAATGTCATCTTCCTCTCGGCCGATGCCTTTGGCGTGCTCCCGCCGGTCTCGAAGCTCTCTCCCGAGCAGGCGATGTACTACTTCCTGAACGGTTACACCTCGAAGCTCGCCGGCACCGAAGCGGGTGTGACCGAGCCTCAGCCGAACTTCAGTGTGTGCTTCGGCGCCCCGTTCATGCCGCGACCTCCGATGGTCTACGCGGAACTGCTCGCCAAGCGCATCCGGGATCACAAGGCCGATGTCTGGCTGCTGAACACCGGCTGGACGGGCGGACCCTACGGGACCGGTCAGCGCTTCAAGCTTGCGTGGACTCGAGCGATGATCACGGGCATGCTCAACGGCTCCCTCTGCAAGGGTGAGTGTCGGGAGCACCCGATCTTCGGACTTCGAATGCCCACGGCCGTGCCGGGAGTTCCCAGCGAGGTTCTTGACCCCCGGAACACATGGAAGGACCCCGCCGCCTACGACCGGAAGGCGAAGGAGCTGGCGACGCTCTTCAGGGAGAACGATCGGAAGTTCGCCATTTCGGACGCGGTCCGGGCGGCCGGCCCCCGGGTCTGA
- a CDS encoding NAD+ synthase has protein sequence MLVVAAQLNPVIGDIAANSEMVAAGVAAARRAGARLLVTPELGLLGYPPRDLVLRAGVAEGCVRAAERLAAAYPEMTMLLGLVRPTPDGPRPCANSIALCRGGAIQAFYDKRLLPTYDIFDEERYFTPGHAPLVFDFEGRRIGVLICEDLWRAVDAGHARRYRDDPAAEAIAAGAEVLLVASASPFVIGKHQVQQRLAAEASRRLGVPVLICNQVGGNDDLIFDGGSMLALPARSGITELARFQERIEVFEIPAAGEGHSPRPDPPPTEPMAEVWSALLLGVSDYLRKTGHSTVVVGLSGGIDSALVAALASAAIGPMHVHGLLMPGPYSSSGSLVDSIEVAERLGLASREVIGITEAHGLLRGRFERMLGTFEGVADENLQSRLRGLTLMAFSNATGALVLTTGNKSELATGYATLYGDMSGGLAPIGDLLKTQVYELTRFVNAHWEQLGFRCAPIPEASLSKPPSAELRPDQTDQDTLPPYDQLDRLIDHFVHKELDPATIAHRCGEAPDFVQRWCQVIDREQYKRDQAPVILKVSARAFGRGRPMPIVARSRGVPRADP, from the coding sequence GTGCTGGTCGTTGCTGCGCAACTCAATCCGGTGATCGGCGATATCGCCGCCAACAGCGAGATGGTCGCGGCTGGCGTTGCTGCCGCGCGTCGCGCGGGAGCGCGCCTGCTGGTGACCCCCGAACTCGGTCTGCTCGGGTACCCGCCGCGCGACCTCGTGCTTCGCGCGGGCGTTGCCGAGGGATGCGTGCGAGCCGCGGAGCGTCTGGCCGCGGCCTACCCGGAGATGACGATGCTCCTCGGCCTCGTGCGTCCGACTCCCGACGGGCCGCGTCCATGCGCGAACTCGATCGCCCTCTGTCGCGGCGGGGCGATTCAGGCCTTCTACGACAAGCGGCTCCTGCCGACCTACGACATCTTCGACGAGGAGCGCTATTTCACCCCGGGACACGCGCCGCTCGTCTTCGACTTCGAAGGGCGGCGCATCGGTGTGCTCATCTGCGAAGACCTCTGGCGGGCGGTCGACGCCGGTCACGCGCGACGCTATCGCGACGATCCCGCGGCCGAGGCGATTGCCGCCGGCGCCGAGGTGCTGCTCGTCGCGAGCGCGAGCCCCTTCGTGATCGGCAAGCACCAGGTGCAGCAGCGGCTGGCGGCTGAAGCGTCGAGACGGCTGGGCGTTCCGGTGCTCATCTGCAACCAGGTGGGGGGGAATGACGACCTCATCTTCGACGGCGGCTCGATGCTGGCGCTGCCTGCACGGAGCGGCATCACCGAACTGGCGCGCTTTCAGGAGCGCATCGAGGTCTTCGAGATTCCCGCTGCGGGTGAGGGGCACTCGCCTCGACCCGATCCGCCGCCGACCGAGCCGATGGCCGAAGTGTGGTCCGCGCTGCTTCTCGGTGTCAGCGACTACCTGCGGAAGACGGGCCACAGCACCGTTGTTGTCGGGCTCAGTGGAGGTATCGACTCGGCGCTGGTCGCCGCCCTCGCGTCGGCCGCCATCGGTCCGATGCATGTGCACGGGCTGCTCATGCCGGGACCCTACTCTTCGAGCGGATCGCTCGTCGATTCGATCGAGGTCGCCGAACGCCTCGGCCTCGCCAGTCGCGAAGTGATCGGCATCACCGAGGCGCATGGGCTCCTTCGCGGTCGCTTCGAGCGAATGCTCGGCACCTTCGAAGGCGTCGCCGATGAGAACCTCCAGAGCCGCTTGCGCGGGTTGACGCTCATGGCCTTCTCGAACGCCACCGGCGCCCTCGTCCTGACGACGGGCAACAAGAGCGAACTGGCCACCGGCTATGCCACGCTCTATGGAGACATGTCGGGCGGCCTCGCACCGATCGGCGACCTGCTCAAGACGCAGGTCTATGAACTTACCCGCTTCGTGAACGCGCATTGGGAGCAGCTTGGCTTCCGATGTGCGCCGATTCCCGAGGCAAGTCTCTCGAAGCCGCCTTCGGCGGAGCTTCGCCCCGATCAGACGGATCAGGACACGCTCCCGCCCTATGACCAGCTCGATCGCCTGATCGACCACTTCGTCCACAAGGAACTCGATCCGGCGACGATCGCCCATCGATGCGGTGAAGCTCCGGACTTCGTGCAGCGCTGGTGCCAGGTGATCGATCGTGAGCAGTACAAGCGCGATCAGGCCCCGGTCATCCTGAAGGTCAGCGCGCGAGCGTTCGGGCGAGGGCGCCCCATGCCGATCGTGGCTCGCTCGCGAGGAGTGCCGCGGGCGGACCCATGA
- a CDS encoding helix-turn-helix domain-containing protein encodes MRNNPFGTGKDVLTTGEVAKICNVAARTVSKWIDSGRLEGYRIPGSKDRRVPVANLLAFMKKHNIPFDGSMSGNPRVLVVDADQETANTLCEVLTSQTRFEVKIADTAFNAGIECERFRPHVVLVDESIGTREMESFAAFVRRGEDFAGTRLIATGAKFVESDELRFGRLGYDRILRKPFTARAVVDSIERTHALTA; translated from the coding sequence ATGCGAAACAATCCATTCGGCACAGGCAAGGATGTCCTCACCACCGGCGAGGTTGCGAAGATCTGCAATGTGGCGGCTCGAACCGTGAGCAAGTGGATCGACTCCGGGCGTCTCGAGGGCTACCGAATTCCGGGCAGCAAGGACCGCCGCGTTCCGGTGGCCAACCTGCTGGCCTTCATGAAGAAGCACAACATTCCCTTCGACGGCTCGATGAGCGGCAACCCCCGCGTGCTTGTGGTCGATGCCGACCAGGAGACCGCGAACACGCTCTGCGAGGTGCTCACCTCACAGACTCGCTTCGAGGTGAAGATCGCCGACACGGCGTTCAACGCCGGCATCGAGTGCGAGCGCTTCCGTCCCCATGTGGTGCTCGTCGATGAGTCGATCGGCACGCGCGAGATGGAGTCCTTTGCGGCGTTTGTTCGTCGCGGCGAGGACTTCGCCGGAACGCGCCTGATCGCGACCGGTGCGAAGTTCGTCGAGAGCGATGAGCTCCGCTTCGGCCGCCTCGGCTATGACCGCATTCTCCGCAAGCCCTTCACCGCCCGCGCGGTGGTGGATTCGATCGAGCGCACCCACGCGCTGACCGCCTGA
- a CDS encoding peptide chain release factor-like protein, translating to MTYRPPFVSDAFVLLEPPHPATLEEADLLRQCKIEYGRVGGPGGQHRNRNDTATWIVHLPSHIEAQATERRSQAQNRHEAIKRLRRKLAVRARTVTSRDHHQVSELWSRRRQGEKMSVNPDHSDYPALLAEALDVVVARRFDVAGAAGVLGITMSQLTRLIRHEKHAFAMLNSGRQSVGLPPLRS from the coding sequence ATGACCTATCGTCCGCCCTTCGTCTCCGACGCCTTTGTCCTGCTCGAACCGCCCCATCCGGCGACCCTCGAGGAAGCTGATCTGCTCCGCCAGTGCAAGATCGAGTATGGACGCGTCGGCGGCCCGGGCGGACAGCATCGCAATCGCAACGACACGGCCACATGGATCGTGCACTTGCCGAGCCACATCGAGGCGCAGGCGACCGAGCGACGGAGCCAGGCGCAGAATCGACATGAGGCCATCAAGCGCCTTCGCCGAAAGCTGGCGGTGCGAGCGCGGACGGTGACGAGCCGCGATCACCATCAGGTCAGCGAACTCTGGAGCCGTCGGCGCCAGGGCGAGAAGATGAGTGTCAATCCCGACCACTCGGACTATCCGGCACTTCTGGCCGAAGCCCTCGATGTCGTGGTGGCTCGCCGCTTCGATGTCGCGGGCGCTGCGGGCGTCCTCGGCATCACGATGAGTCAGCTCACTCGCCTCATCCGCCATGAAAAGCATGCCTTCGCCATGCTGAACTCCGGTCGCCAGTCGGTTGGGCTGCCGCCACTGCGAAGCTGA
- a CDS encoding amidohydrolase: MHERVRALIAEELPGVIELRRDLHMHPELMYEEFRTADLVRRELARAGVEFVPGLAGGTGTLAAIPGNSARAIALRADMDALPIHEESECPWRSRIDGKMHACGHDGHTATLIGTVRVLARLSREAPLPRPVTFIFQPAEEGGAGGRRMVEEGALDGSRLGAPVDEAYALHGWPHFELGTAGTRIGPMLAASDRFEIRVEGEGGHAAWPHATRDPIPAACAIVAALQTIVSRNAHALDPSVLSVTTVQAGTAFNVIPSHATIQGTVRTLSAESRQLYERRIAEIASAIALAHGCSTESTYRHGYPITSNHPTAVDRFEHEARRIIGADRVRTVPHPVMVGEDFAFYGQEVPSCFFALGLRRPEWNSMPDLHQPDFDFTDDAMALGMELFASLALRAS; the protein is encoded by the coding sequence ATGCACGAGCGAGTCCGTGCCTTGATTGCCGAGGAACTTCCCGGGGTGATCGAGCTGCGCCGTGATCTGCACATGCATCCTGAACTCATGTACGAGGAGTTCAGGACCGCAGATCTCGTGCGGCGCGAACTCGCCCGTGCCGGAGTCGAATTCGTGCCCGGATTGGCTGGAGGCACCGGCACACTCGCGGCCATTCCCGGCAATTCCGCTCGCGCGATTGCGCTGCGAGCCGACATGGACGCGCTACCCATTCACGAGGAGTCTGAGTGCCCATGGCGCAGTCGCATCGATGGGAAGATGCACGCCTGCGGTCACGATGGCCACACGGCCACCCTCATCGGCACCGTGCGCGTGCTCGCTCGCCTCTCCCGCGAGGCTCCACTGCCCCGACCGGTGACCTTCATCTTCCAACCGGCCGAGGAGGGCGGCGCTGGCGGTCGACGCATGGTTGAAGAGGGCGCCCTCGACGGCAGCCGTCTTGGCGCGCCGGTGGACGAGGCCTACGCCCTGCACGGCTGGCCGCACTTTGAACTGGGCACGGCGGGCACGCGCATCGGTCCCATGCTCGCCGCCAGCGATCGCTTCGAGATCCGCGTCGAAGGTGAAGGCGGCCATGCCGCGTGGCCCCACGCGACGCGCGACCCGATTCCCGCGGCCTGCGCCATCGTCGCGGCGCTCCAGACGATCGTGAGCCGCAACGCGCATGCGCTCGATCCGTCGGTCCTGAGCGTCACCACGGTGCAGGCTGGGACGGCGTTCAATGTGATTCCCTCCCACGCGACCATCCAGGGCACGGTGCGAACACTGAGCGCGGAATCCCGACAGCTCTACGAGCGCCGAATCGCCGAGATCGCCTCGGCCATCGCGCTCGCGCACGGGTGCAGCACAGAATCCACCTACCGCCACGGCTATCCGATCACCTCCAACCATCCAACGGCGGTCGATCGCTTCGAACACGAAGCGAGGCGCATCATCGGCGCCGACCGCGTGCGCACGGTGCCTCACCCGGTCATGGTCGGTGAAGACTTCGCGTTCTACGGACAGGAGGTTCCGAGCTGCTTCTTCGCATTGGGATTGCGCCGGCCTGAGTGGAACTCGATGCCTGACCTGCATCAGCCCGACTTCGACTTCACCGATGACGCGATGGCCCTCGGCATGGAGCTCTTTGCATCGCTCGCGCTGCGCGCTTCGTGA